Proteins encoded in a region of the Acomys russatus chromosome 14, mAcoRus1.1, whole genome shotgun sequence genome:
- the Vps11 gene encoding vacuolar protein sorting-associated protein 11 homolog isoform X2 yields MGGSTHCRRRTHRPNWRQGHQMLFKKNLFEMAINLAKSQHLDSDGLAQIFMQYGDHLYSKGNHDGAVQQYIRTIGKLEPSYVIRKFLDAQRIHNLTAYLQTLHRQSLANADHTTLLLNCYTKLKDSSKLEEFIKTKSESEVHFDVETAIKVLRQAGYYSHALYLAENHAHHEWYLKIQLEDIKNYQEALQYIGKLPFEQAESNMKRYGKILMHHIPEQTTQLLKGLCTDYRPSLEGRGDREALGCRANSEEFIPIFANNPRELKAFLEHMSEVQPDSPQGIYDTLLELRLQNWAHEKDPQVKEKLHAEAISLLKSGRFCDVFDKALVLCQMHDFQDGVLYLYEQGKLFQQIMHYHMQHEQYRQVVAVCERHGEQDPSLWEQALSYFARKEEDCKEYVAAVLKHIESKNLMPPLLVVQTLAHNSTATLSIIRDYLVQKLQKQSQQIAQDELRVRRYREETMRIRQEIQELKASPKIFQKTKCSICNSALELPSVHFLCGHSFHQHCFESYSESDADCPTCLPENRKVMDMIRAQEQKRDLHDQFQHQLKCSNDSFSVIADYFGRGVFNKLTLLTDPPTARLTSSLEAGLQRDLLMHSRRGT; encoded by the exons ATGGGCGGGTCCACGCATTGCAGGAGAAGGACACACAGACCAAACTGGAGGCAAGGCCACCAG ATGCTATTTAAGAAGAATCTGTTTGAGATGGCAATTAACTTGGCTAAGAGTCAACATCTGGACAGCGATGGACTGGCTCAAATCTTCATGCAGTATGGAGACCATCTCTACAGCAAGGGCAACCATGATGGAGCTGTGCAGCAGTATATCCG AACCATTGGAAAGTTGGAGCCATCCTATGTGATCCGTAAGTTTCTGGATGCCCAGCGCATCCACAACTTGACTGCCTACCTACAGACCCTGCATCGGCAATCTCTGGCTAATGCTGATCACACCACCCTACTTCTGAACTGCTATACCAAGCTCAAGGACAGCTCCAAGTTGGAGGAGTTTATCAAG ACAAAGAGTGAGAGTGAGGTCCACTTTGATGTGGAGACAGCCATCAAGGTCCTTCGGCAGGCTGGCTACTACTCCCATGCCCTCTATCTGGCTGAGAACCATGCACATCATGAGTGGTACTTGAAGATTCAGCTAGAGGACATTAAG AACTATCAGGAAGCCCTTCAGTATATTGGTAAGCTGCCTTTTGAGCAGGCAGAGAGTAACATGAAACGATATGGCAAGATCCTCATGCACCACATACCGGAGCAGACAACCCAGTTGCTGAAAGGACTCTGTACTGACTATCGGCCCAGTCTGGAAGGCCGAGGCGATCGGGAGGCTCTAGGCTGCCGG GCCAACTCTGAGGAGTTCATCCCCATCTTTGCAAACAACCCAAGAGAGCTGAAAGCCTTCCTGGAGCACATGAGCGAAGTGCAGCCAGACTCGCCCCAGGGTATCTATGACACACTCTTGGAGCTGCGGCTGCAGAACTGGGCCCATGAGAAGGATCCACAG GTCAAGGAGAAACTTCATGCAGAGGCTATCTCCCTGCTGAAGAGTGGCCGATTCTGTGATGTGTTTGACAAGGCGCTGGTCCTGTGCCAGATGCATGACTTCCAGGATGGAGTCCTGTACCTCTATGAGCAGGGGAAGCTGTTCCAGCAGATCATGCACTACCACATGCAGCACGAGCAGTACCGGCAGGTGGTCGCGGTGTGTGAGCGCCATGGGGAGCAGGATCCCTCCCTGTGGGAACAGGCCCTCAGCTACTTCGCCCGCAAGGAGGAAGACTGCAAGGAGTATGTGGCGGCTGTCCTCAAGCACATCGAGAGCAAGAACCTCATGCCACCTCTCCTAG TGGTGCAGACCCTGGCCCACAACTCCACAGCTACCCTGTCCATCATTCGAGACTACCTGGTCCAAAAACTGCAGAAACAGAGCCAGCAGATTGCACAGGATGAGCTTCGGGTGAGGCGGTACAGAGAGGAGACCATGCGTATCCGGCAGGAAATCCAAGAGCTCAAGGCGAG TCCAAAGATTTTCCAGAAAACCAAGTGCAGCATCTGTAACAGTGCCTTGGAGCTGCCTTCAGTCCACTTCCTGTGTGGCCACTCCTTCCACCAGCACTGCTTTGAGAGTTACTCAGAAAGTGATGCTGACTGccccacctgcctccctgagaaCCGGAAAGTAATGGATATGATCCGGGCCCAGGAACAGAAACGAGATCTCCATGATCAGTTCCAGCATCAG CTCAAGTGTTCGAATGACAGCTTCTCCGTGATCGCTGACTATTTTGGCCGAGGGGTTTTCAACAAGTTGACTCTGCTGACCGACCCTCCTACAGCCAGACTGACCTCCAGCCTGGAGGCTGGCCTTCAGCGGGACCTGCTGATGCACTCCAGGCGGGGAACTTAA
- the LOC127198036 gene encoding histone H2AX: protein MSGRGKTGGKARAKAKSRSSRAGLQFPVGRVHRLLRKGHYAERVGAGAPVYLAAVLEYLTAEILELAGNAARDNKKTRIIPRHLQLAIRNDEELNKLLGGVTIAQGGVLPNIQAVLLPKKTSATVGPKAPAGGKKATQASQEY from the coding sequence ATGTCGGGTCGCGGCAAGACCGGCGGCAAGGCCCGCGCCAAGGCCAAGTCGCGCTCCTCGCGCGCCGGCCTCCAGTTCCCGGTCGGCCGCGTGCACCGGCTGCTGCGGAAAGGCCACTACGCGGAGCGCGTGGGCGCGGGCGCGCCGGTGTACCTGGCGGCGGTGCTCGAGTACCTGACGGCCGAGATCCTGGAGCTGGCGGGCAACGCGGCCCGCGACAACAAGAAGACGCGCATCATCCCGCGCCACCTGCAGCTGGCCATCCGCAACGACGAGGAGCTCAACAAGCTGCTGGGCGGCGTGACGATCGCGCAGGGCGGCGTCCTGCCCAACATCCAGGCCGTGCTACTGCCCAAGAAGACCAGCGCCACCGTGGGGCCCAAGGCGCCGGCGGGCGGCAAGAAGGCCACCCAGGCCTCTCAGGAGTACTGA
- the Hmbs gene encoding porphobilinogen deaminase: MSGNGSAAATVEENGSKMRVIRVGTRKSQLARIQTDTVVAMLKALYPGVQFEIIAMSTTGDRILDTALSKIGEKSLFTKELENALEKNEVDLVVHSLKDVPTILPPGFTIGAICKRENPCDAVVFHPKFIGKTLETLPEKSTVGTSSLRRVAQLQRKFPHLEFKSIRGNLNTRLRKLDEQQEFSAIILAVAGLQRMGWQNRLGQILHPEECMYAVGQGALAVEVRAKDQDILDLVSALHDPETLLCCIAERAFLRHLEGGCSVPVAVHTMMKDGQLYLTGGVWSLDGSDSMQETMQATIQVPIQHEDGPEDDPQLVGITARNIPRGAQLAAENLGISLASLLLNKGAKNILDVARQLNDAH; encoded by the exons ATGTCCGGTAACGGCAGCGCGGCTGCAACCGTG GAAGAAAACGGCTCAAAGATGAGGGTGATTCGAGTGGGTACCCGTAAGAGCCAG CTGGCTCGAATACAGACCGACACTGTGGTGGCGATGCTGAAAGCCCTGTACCCTGGTGTGCAGTTTGAAATCA TTGCTATGTCCACCACTGGGGACAGGATTCTTGATACTGCGCTCTCTAAG ATTGGAGAGAAGAGCCTCTTTACCAAGGAGCTGGAAAACGCCCTGGAGAAAAATGA AGTGGACCTGGTCGTTCACTCCCTGAAGGATGTGCCTACCATACTACCTCCTGGCTTTACCATTGGAGCCATCTGCAA ACGGGAAAATCCTTGTGATGCTGTTGTCTTTCACCCCAAATTTATTGGAAAGACCCTAGAAACCTTACCAGAGAAAAG CACTGTGGGAACCAGCTCCCTGAGGAGAGTGGCCCAGCTGCAGAGAAAGTTCCCACATCTGGAATTCAAGAGTATT CGGGGAAACCTCAACACCCGCCTGAGGAAGCTGGATGAGCAGCAGGAGTTCAGTGCCATCATCCTGGCTGTGGCTGGCCTACAGCGGATGGGCTGGCAGAACCGCCTGGGGCAG atcTTGCACCCAGAGGAATGCATGTATGCGGTGGGTCAG GGAGCCCTAGCTGTGGAAGTCCGAGCCAAGGACCAGGATATCTTGGATCTAGTGAGTGCGCTGCATGACCCTGAGACGCTGCTTTGCTGCATTGCTGAAAGGGCCTTTCTGAGGCACCTG GAAGGAGGCTGTAGCGTGCCAGTAGCAGTACATACCATGATGAAGGATGGGCAG CTGTACTTGACTGGGGGAGTCTGGAGTCTAGATGGCTCAGATAGCATGCAAGAGACCATGCAGGCTACCATCCAGGTCCCTATCCAG CATGAAGACGGCCCAGAGGATGACCCACAGCTGGTTGGAATCACCGCCCGGAACATTCCAAGAGGAGCCCAGCTAGCTGCTGAGAACCTGGGCATCAGTCTGGCCAGTTTGTTGCTGAACAAAGGGGCCAAGAACATCCTGGATGTTGCAAGGCAGCTTAATGATGCACACTAA
- the Vps11 gene encoding vacuolar protein sorting-associated protein 11 homolog isoform X1, whose protein sequence is MAAYLQWRRFVFFEKELVKEPLGNDGAAPGAAPASGSSASKFFCLPPGITVCDSGRGSLVFGDMEGQIWFLPRSLQLTGFQAYKLRVTHLYQLKQHNILASVGEDEEGINPLVKIWNLEKRDGGNPLCTRIFPAIPGTEPTVVSCLTVHENLNFMAIGFTDGSVTLNKGDITRDRHSKTQILHKGNYPVTGLAFRQAGKTTHLFVVTTENVQSYIVSGKDYPRVELDTHGCGLRCSALSDPSQDLQFIVAGDECVYLYQPDERGPCFAFEGHKLIAHWFRGYLVIVSRDRKVSPKSEFTGRDTQNSDKQILNIYDLCNKFIAYSAVFEDVVDVLAEWGSLYVLTRDGRVHALQEKDTQTKLEMLFKKNLFEMAINLAKSQHLDSDGLAQIFMQYGDHLYSKGNHDGAVQQYIRTIGKLEPSYVIRKFLDAQRIHNLTAYLQTLHRQSLANADHTTLLLNCYTKLKDSSKLEEFIKTKSESEVHFDVETAIKVLRQAGYYSHALYLAENHAHHEWYLKIQLEDIKNYQEALQYIGKLPFEQAESNMKRYGKILMHHIPEQTTQLLKGLCTDYRPSLEGRGDREALGCRANSEEFIPIFANNPRELKAFLEHMSEVQPDSPQGIYDTLLELRLQNWAHEKDPQVKEKLHAEAISLLKSGRFCDVFDKALVLCQMHDFQDGVLYLYEQGKLFQQIMHYHMQHEQYRQVVAVCERHGEQDPSLWEQALSYFARKEEDCKEYVAAVLKHIESKNLMPPLLVVQTLAHNSTATLSIIRDYLVQKLQKQSQQIAQDELRVRRYREETMRIRQEIQELKASPKIFQKTKCSICNSALELPSVHFLCGHSFHQHCFESYSESDADCPTCLPENRKVMDMIRAQEQKRDLHDQFQHQLKCSNDSFSVIADYFGRGVFNKLTLLTDPPTARLTSSLEAGLQRDLLMHSRRGT, encoded by the exons ATGGCGGCCTACCTGCAGTGGCGGCGCTTCGTTTTCTTTGAGAAGGAGCTGGTGAAGGAGCCGCTGGGTAACGATGGGGCCGCTCCTGGGGCCGCGCCGGCCTCTGgatcctctgcctccaagttcttctgtctccctcccgGCATCACTGTCTGCGACTCAGGCCGCGGAAGCCTGGTCTTTGGAGATAT GGAGGGCCAGATCTGGTTCTTGCCACGTTCCCTACAGCTTACAGGGTTCCAGGCCTACAAACTGCGGGTGACACACCTCTATCAGCTGAAGCAGCACAATATTCTGGCATCAGTTGGTGAGGATGAAGAGGGCATCAACCCCCTG GTAAAGATCTGGAACCTGGAGAAGAGAGATGGTGGCAATCCACTCTGCACTCGAATCTTCCCTGCCATCCCAGGAACAGAGCCAACTGTTGTGTCATGTTTGACGGTCCATGAAAATCTCAACTTTATGGCCATCG gtTTCACAGATGGCAGTGTTACTCTGAACAAGGGAGATATCACCCGGGACCGGCATAGCAAAACCCAGATTTTACACAAGGGCAACTATCCTGTTACTGGACTGGCCTTTCGCCAAGCAGGAAAGACCACTCACTTGTTTGTTGTGACAACTGAAAATGTTCAG TCCTACATAGTTTCTGGAAAGGACTACCCTCGTGTGGAGTTGGACACCCATGGCTGTGGGCTGCGCTGTTCAGCTCTGAGCGACCCTTCTCAGGATCTGCAGTTCATTGTTGCTGGAGATGAGTGTGTCTACCTTTACCAGCCAGATGAACGTGGGCCCTGCTTTGCCTTCGAGGGCCATAAGCTCATCGCCCACTGGTTTAGAGGCTACCTTGTCATCGTCTCCCGTGACCGGAAGGTGTCTCCCAA GTCAGAGTTTACCGGCAGGGACACACAGAACTCTGACAAGCAAATTCTCAACATCTATGACCTGTGCAACAAGTTCATAGCCTACAGTGCTGTTTTTGAGGATGTGGTGGATGTGCTCGCTGAGTGGGGCTCCCTGTACGTGCTGACGCGGGATGGGCGGGTCCACGCATTGCAGGAGAAGGACACACAGACCAAACTGGAG ATGCTATTTAAGAAGAATCTGTTTGAGATGGCAATTAACTTGGCTAAGAGTCAACATCTGGACAGCGATGGACTGGCTCAAATCTTCATGCAGTATGGAGACCATCTCTACAGCAAGGGCAACCATGATGGAGCTGTGCAGCAGTATATCCG AACCATTGGAAAGTTGGAGCCATCCTATGTGATCCGTAAGTTTCTGGATGCCCAGCGCATCCACAACTTGACTGCCTACCTACAGACCCTGCATCGGCAATCTCTGGCTAATGCTGATCACACCACCCTACTTCTGAACTGCTATACCAAGCTCAAGGACAGCTCCAAGTTGGAGGAGTTTATCAAG ACAAAGAGTGAGAGTGAGGTCCACTTTGATGTGGAGACAGCCATCAAGGTCCTTCGGCAGGCTGGCTACTACTCCCATGCCCTCTATCTGGCTGAGAACCATGCACATCATGAGTGGTACTTGAAGATTCAGCTAGAGGACATTAAG AACTATCAGGAAGCCCTTCAGTATATTGGTAAGCTGCCTTTTGAGCAGGCAGAGAGTAACATGAAACGATATGGCAAGATCCTCATGCACCACATACCGGAGCAGACAACCCAGTTGCTGAAAGGACTCTGTACTGACTATCGGCCCAGTCTGGAAGGCCGAGGCGATCGGGAGGCTCTAGGCTGCCGG GCCAACTCTGAGGAGTTCATCCCCATCTTTGCAAACAACCCAAGAGAGCTGAAAGCCTTCCTGGAGCACATGAGCGAAGTGCAGCCAGACTCGCCCCAGGGTATCTATGACACACTCTTGGAGCTGCGGCTGCAGAACTGGGCCCATGAGAAGGATCCACAG GTCAAGGAGAAACTTCATGCAGAGGCTATCTCCCTGCTGAAGAGTGGCCGATTCTGTGATGTGTTTGACAAGGCGCTGGTCCTGTGCCAGATGCATGACTTCCAGGATGGAGTCCTGTACCTCTATGAGCAGGGGAAGCTGTTCCAGCAGATCATGCACTACCACATGCAGCACGAGCAGTACCGGCAGGTGGTCGCGGTGTGTGAGCGCCATGGGGAGCAGGATCCCTCCCTGTGGGAACAGGCCCTCAGCTACTTCGCCCGCAAGGAGGAAGACTGCAAGGAGTATGTGGCGGCTGTCCTCAAGCACATCGAGAGCAAGAACCTCATGCCACCTCTCCTAG TGGTGCAGACCCTGGCCCACAACTCCACAGCTACCCTGTCCATCATTCGAGACTACCTGGTCCAAAAACTGCAGAAACAGAGCCAGCAGATTGCACAGGATGAGCTTCGGGTGAGGCGGTACAGAGAGGAGACCATGCGTATCCGGCAGGAAATCCAAGAGCTCAAGGCGAG TCCAAAGATTTTCCAGAAAACCAAGTGCAGCATCTGTAACAGTGCCTTGGAGCTGCCTTCAGTCCACTTCCTGTGTGGCCACTCCTTCCACCAGCACTGCTTTGAGAGTTACTCAGAAAGTGATGCTGACTGccccacctgcctccctgagaaCCGGAAAGTAATGGATATGATCCGGGCCCAGGAACAGAAACGAGATCTCCATGATCAGTTCCAGCATCAG CTCAAGTGTTCGAATGACAGCTTCTCCGTGATCGCTGACTATTTTGGCCGAGGGGTTTTCAACAAGTTGACTCTGCTGACCGACCCTCCTACAGCCAGACTGACCTCCAGCCTGGAGGCTGGCCTTCAGCGGGACCTGCTGATGCACTCCAGGCGGGGAACTTAA